The Vicinamibacterales bacterium genome contains the following window.
CCGCCCGAACACATCGCCGATGAAGAGGATGTTCATGAGGTGACGATTGGCACGCTGATTTCCTGGCCACGGCGTTCGGCCAGCCTGGGGATGACCACGCGCAGCTCGCCGCCCTGCAGGACGGCACGCGTCCGGTTCCCGTCGAATGCACCTTGCAGCTGGACCGCGCGGGCGAACCGGCCGAATCCACGCTCGACCAGGTGGAACGATCCGACCCGCACGCCGGCGCCGGCGTAGGGCGACACCTTGAGACCCGCGATCACCAGGACGCCGCCCTTGAGGAGCACGCGGACGCTCTCGGGCACGACGCCCGGGAGGTCGACGACCACCTCGACCGTGGCCTCGGTTTCGAGCACGTCGAGCGCCGGCGTGCAGTGGCCCGCGGACGCGGGCTGGCCGGCGGCGACCTGACGATCCAGATCCTCGAAGAGCCGCCCGACCTCGTCGGCCAGTTCGTGCACTTCGGACGAGAGCAGGATGCGGTGGAAGTCACGCATGTGTCAGTCCATAATCGCACAGTCGTGCGGTTCATCGCTACGGGGCGGGCCGGAGGGAATGGCGCCGGGCGGGAATGCCACAGACCGGAGGGGTGACGGGCTTGAACGATCAGGTGCGTAGAGCGGTCGAAAGCCTGACGGGCGACACGACGTCAGGGGCGTCCGAACTCCTGCGCCGTGGCATCGACGTGGTGCGGTCCGCGCTCGTCAGCGACCGGTCGGCGCTCGTGGAGGTCGCGCGAGCGCTCGGGGACGCGCAGCCGAGCATGGCGTCGTTCTGGAATCTG
Protein-coding sequences here:
- a CDS encoding Hsp20/alpha crystallin family protein, translated to MRDFHRILLSSEVHELADEVGRLFEDLDRQVAAGQPASAGHCTPALDVLETEATVEVVVDLPGVVPESVRVLLKGGVLVIAGLKVSPYAGAGVRVGSFHLVERGFGRFARAVQLQGAFDGNRTRAVLQGGELRVVIPRLAERRGQEISVPIVTS